TTCAAAAAATAACCGGCCCCAAGCTGGCCGCTCTCCCCCCGCCTACCGGCCCGCTCATCGAGTTTATCGGTAACAGCATCACCTGCGGGGCCGCCGCTGACCCTTCGGAAGTGCCCTGCGGCACCGGCGAGTATCAGGACCAGCACAACGCCTACCAAGCCTACGGCCCCCGCGTGGCCCGCACCCTGCACGCCAACTATATACTGAGCAGCGTGAGCGGCATCGGGGCCTACCGCACCTGGAATCGAACCGGCCCAACAATGCCCGAAGTGTACGAGAAGCTCGATTTTCAGGCAACTAATTCGCAGCTCTGGGATTTTGCCAACTACAAGCCTGCTGTCGTAAGCATTGCCTTGGGCACCAACGACCTGAGTGACGGCGACGGCAAAACGCCCCGGCTGCCCTTCGACAGCGCCGCCTTCGTGAACAGCTACGCGCAGTTCGTGGTGCTGGTAAAGACCAAGTACCCGCAGGCGCGCATCGCGCTGCTAAATAGCCCCATGCTCAACGGTCAGAAGCGCACGAAGCTGCAAAACTGCCTCACCGCAATAAAAACCAAAACCGATGCCGCCTACCCCAGCGCCCCGCCCGTAGCGCTGTTCTTCTTCGAGCCTATGCAGGCCCACGGCT
The genomic region above belongs to Hymenobacter psoromatis and contains:
- a CDS encoding SGNH/GDSL hydrolase family protein, with the protein product QKITGPKLAALPPPTGPLIEFIGNSITCGAAADPSEVPCGTGEYQDQHNAYQAYGPRVARTLHANYILSSVSGIGAYRTWNRTGPTMPEVYEKLDFQATNSQLWDFANYKPAVVSIALGTNDLSDGDGKTPRLPFDSAAFVNSYAQFVVLVKTKYPQARIALLNSPMLNGQKRTKLQNCLTAIKTKTDAAYPSAPPVALFFFEPMQAHGCNGHPDVADHAILAKEMEPFLQKLL